The nucleotide sequence CTAAGGCGCGCCGGTTACAAATGTTCGCTTTCAGGGCGCTGATCGCTATAGGGCGGCTCTCGCCGGCGAGCGATGGCTCGCGCCTCCTGCATCGCCTTGTTCGCCATTAGCAGGGTTAAGCCGCACCATCCCACCAGGCAATATCCTTTGCCCAACAGATATTGATAGACGGCTGCTTCGCACACTTCTGTGAACGCCACAGCATGAGTTTCCACCGCAATCAGCCGCGGATCATAGCGCTGGAAGTCCAACGACATCAGCACTTCCAGGTCGTGTCCTTCGGCGTCAACCGACAGAAAATCGATCTGACGGTCCTTGTATTTCGTTCCGTCCAGCAGGGTGGTCAATTTCGCGCAACGGGTCTTTTTTTCAACGTAGGAGCCTCTGGCTTCGGAAAAGTTCTTATCCACAGAGGTGGTTAATGAGTAATGACCGCTGGAGAAGTAACTGATCTCGCCTTCCATATTGGAAACGGCGCAACAAATGTTTGTGTCCTGGGGCCTGGCCAG is from Pirellulales bacterium and encodes:
- a CDS encoding FkbM family methyltransferase encodes the protein KIASAAKTPATPEPVPAARFWWPAVHHGNVGNSHGETMRLKYSNMPRWMKHNLLVKKLYLLKKMHFTKSKASHYSQFAEDISIGQCFRNSSQGFFVDVGCFHPKKYNNTWLLYKQGWRGINIDIDSIKIDGFNLARPQDTNICCAVSNMEGEISYFSSGHYSLTTSVDKNFSEARGSYVEKKTRCAKLTTLLDGTKYKDRQIDFLSVDAEGHDLEVLMSLDFQRYDPRLIAVETHAVAFTEVCEAAVYQYLLGKGYCLVGWCGLTLLMANKAMQEARAIARRREPPYSDQRPESEHL